One Glycocaulis abyssi DNA window includes the following coding sequences:
- the fusA gene encoding elongation factor G yields MARTHKIEDYRNFGIMAHIDAGKTTTTERILYYTGKSHKIGEVHDGAATMDWMEQEQERGITITSAATTCFWRDKRLNIIDTPGHVDFTIEVERSLRVLDGAIALLDANAGVEPQTETVWRQADKYKVPRMIFVNKMDKLGADFFRCVEMIKSRLGATPLVLQLPIGAETEYKGCIDLIKMRAIIWEEENLGAAFHYTDIPADLQAQAEEYREKLIEGAVEVDEAAMEAYLEGNMPSEEELMKLIRKGTIELAFNPILCGTAFKNKGVQPLLDAVVDYLPSPIDVLAIKGIDPKTEEEVLRKADDGEPTSLLAFKIMNDPFVGSLTFCRVYSGHVETGTSLMNTVKDKKERIGRMLLMHSNSREDIKEAFAGDIVAIAGLKDTTTGDTLCDPMKPVILERMEFPEPVIELAIEPKSKGDQEKLGVALQRLAAEDPSFRMSTDEESGQTIIAGMGELHLDILVDRMRREFKVEANVGQPQVAYRETIGEACEVDYTHKKQTGGTGQFARIKILFEPVEPGEGYSFESKIVGGSVPKEYIPGVEKGINSVRETGLLAGFPLIDFKATLIDGAYHDVDSSVLAFEIAARAAMREAKGRMRVKLLEPIMKVEVVTPDEYTGSVIGDLNSRRGQIRDQEMRGNATVVNAMVPLANMFGYVNNLRSATQGRAQFTMQFDHYEPVPQAVADQVISKIA; encoded by the coding sequence ATGGCCCGCACCCACAAGATCGAGGACTACCGCAATTTCGGCATCATGGCCCACATTGATGCCGGGAAAACAACGACGACCGAGCGGATCCTCTATTACACTGGCAAGTCTCACAAAATCGGTGAGGTCCACGACGGCGCGGCCACCATGGACTGGATGGAGCAGGAGCAGGAGCGTGGGATCACGATCACGTCCGCTGCGACGACCTGCTTCTGGCGCGACAAGCGTCTGAACATCATCGACACGCCCGGCCACGTGGACTTCACGATTGAAGTCGAGCGCTCGCTTCGCGTGCTGGACGGCGCTATCGCGCTGCTGGACGCCAATGCCGGCGTGGAGCCGCAGACCGAAACGGTCTGGCGTCAGGCGGACAAGTACAAAGTTCCGCGGATGATCTTCGTCAACAAGATGGACAAGCTTGGCGCGGACTTCTTCCGTTGCGTCGAGATGATCAAGTCGCGCCTTGGCGCCACCCCGCTCGTCCTCCAGCTGCCGATCGGCGCGGAGACCGAGTACAAGGGCTGCATCGATCTGATCAAGATGCGCGCCATCATCTGGGAAGAAGAAAATCTGGGCGCCGCGTTCCACTATACGGACATCCCGGCTGATCTTCAGGCGCAGGCCGAAGAATACCGTGAAAAGCTGATTGAGGGCGCTGTCGAGGTCGATGAGGCCGCGATGGAAGCCTATCTGGAAGGCAATATGCCGAGCGAAGAAGAGCTGATGAAGCTCATTCGCAAGGGCACGATCGAGCTGGCCTTCAACCCGATCCTGTGCGGTACGGCCTTCAAGAACAAGGGTGTTCAACCCCTGCTCGACGCGGTTGTCGATTACCTGCCGTCACCGATCGATGTTCTGGCGATCAAGGGTATCGATCCCAAGACCGAGGAAGAAGTGCTGCGCAAGGCTGACGATGGCGAGCCGACTTCGCTGCTGGCCTTCAAGATCATGAATGACCCGTTCGTGGGTTCGCTGACCTTCTGCCGCGTGTATTCGGGCCATGTCGAAACCGGCACGTCCCTGATGAACACCGTCAAGGACAAGAAAGAGCGTATCGGCCGCATGCTGCTTATGCACTCGAACAGCCGCGAAGACATCAAGGAAGCGTTCGCAGGCGATATCGTCGCCATTGCGGGCCTGAAGGACACGACCACGGGTGACACGCTGTGCGACCCGATGAAGCCGGTCATCCTGGAGCGCATGGAATTCCCGGAGCCTGTTATCGAGCTGGCTATCGAGCCGAAGTCCAAGGGTGATCAGGAGAAGCTGGGTGTTGCCCTGCAGCGTCTGGCGGCTGAAGACCCGTCCTTCCGAATGTCGACCGACGAAGAGTCCGGTCAGACGATCATTGCGGGCATGGGCGAGCTTCACCTGGACATTCTGGTGGACCGCATGCGCCGCGAATTCAAGGTCGAGGCCAATGTCGGTCAGCCGCAGGTGGCTTATCGTGAAACCATCGGCGAAGCGTGCGAGGTCGACTACACGCACAAGAAGCAGACCGGTGGTACGGGCCAGTTTGCCCGGATCAAGATCCTGTTCGAGCCGGTGGAGCCGGGCGAAGGCTATAGCTTTGAATCCAAGATCGTCGGCGGTTCGGTGCCCAAGGAATACATTCCGGGCGTTGAAAAGGGCATCAACTCGGTGCGCGAAACCGGTCTTCTGGCAGGCTTCCCGCTGATCGACTTCAAGGCGACGCTGATTGACGGCGCCTATCACGACGTGGACTCCAGCGTGCTGGCGTTCGAAATCGCGGCGCGTGCCGCCATGCGCGAAGCCAAGGGCCGTATGCGCGTGAAACTGCTTGAGCCGATCATGAAGGTCGAAGTGGTGACCCCGGACGAGTATACCGGCTCAGTCATCGGCGATCTGAACTCCCGCCGCGGCCAGATCCGCGATCAGGAGATGCGCGGCAACGCCACCGTGGTGAACGCCATGGTGCCGCTGGCGAACATGTTCGGCTATGTGAACAATCTGCGCTCGGCAACTCAGGGCCGCGCCCAGTTCACCATGCAGTTCGATCACTATGAGCCGGTGCCGCAAGCGGTGGCCGATCAGGTGATCTCCAAGATCGCCTGA
- the tuf gene encoding elongation factor Tu, with the protein MAKAKFERNKPHANVGTIGHVDHGKTTLTAAITKYFGEFRAYDQIDGAPEEKARGITISTAHVEYETDNRHYAHVDCPGHADYVKNMITGAAQMDGAILVVNAADGPMPQTREHILLARQVGVPALVVFMNKVDQVDDPELLELVEMEIRELLSSYDFPGDDIPIIAGSALAAMEGNNPEIGENKIRELMAAVDEYIPTPERPVDMPFLMPIEDVFSISGRGTVVTGRIERGILKVGDEIEIVGIRDTTKTTCTGVEMFRKLLDQGQAGDNVGALLRGVERDGVERGQVLAKPGSVKPHKKFEAEAYILTKEEGGRHTPFFTNYRPQFYFRTTDVTGIVTLKEGTEMVMPGDNVEVTVDLIQPIAMEEKLRFAIREGGRTVGAGVVSKILD; encoded by the coding sequence ATGGCCAAGGCAAAGTTTGAGCGTAACAAGCCGCATGCGAATGTTGGCACGATTGGTCACGTTGACCACGGCAAGACGACGTTGACGGCGGCGATTACGAAGTATTTCGGTGAGTTTCGTGCGTATGACCAGATTGATGGTGCGCCCGAGGAGAAGGCTCGCGGGATCACGATTTCGACGGCTCACGTTGAGTATGAGACGGATAACCGTCACTACGCGCACGTGGACTGCCCTGGCCACGCTGACTATGTGAAGAACATGATCACGGGCGCGGCGCAGATGGACGGCGCGATTCTGGTGGTGAACGCGGCTGACGGCCCGATGCCGCAGACGCGCGAGCACATTCTTCTGGCCCGTCAGGTCGGCGTGCCGGCCCTGGTCGTGTTCATGAACAAGGTTGACCAGGTTGACGATCCTGAGCTGCTTGAGCTGGTCGAGATGGAAATCCGCGAGCTTCTGAGCTCTTACGACTTCCCGGGCGACGATATTCCGATCATTGCCGGTTCGGCTCTGGCCGCGATGGAGGGTAACAACCCTGAAATCGGCGAGAACAAGATCCGTGAGCTGATGGCGGCTGTGGACGAGTACATCCCGACGCCGGAGCGTCCGGTTGACATGCCGTTCCTGATGCCGATCGAGGACGTGTTCTCGATTTCGGGCCGGGGTACGGTTGTGACGGGGCGTATCGAGCGCGGCATCCTGAAAGTGGGTGACGAGATCGAGATTGTGGGTATCCGCGACACGACGAAGACGACGTGCACGGGCGTGGAGATGTTCCGCAAGCTGCTTGACCAGGGTCAGGCGGGCGACAATGTGGGCGCGCTGCTGCGCGGTGTCGAGCGTGACGGTGTCGAGCGTGGCCAGGTTCTGGCCAAGCCGGGTTCTGTGAAGCCGCACAAGAAGTTCGAGGCGGAAGCCTATATCCTGACGAAGGAAGAGGGCGGGCGCCACACGCCGTTCTTCACCAATTACCGCCCGCAATTCTACTTCCGCACGACGGACGTGACCGGGATCGTGACCCTTAAAGAGGGCACCGAGATGGTGATGCCGGGCGATAATGTGGAAGTGACGGTCGACCTGATCCAGCCGATCGCGATGGAAGAGAAGCTGCGCTTCGCCATCCGTGAGGGCGGACGTACCGTCGGCGCCGGCGTCGTCTCCAAAATCCTCGATTAA
- a CDS encoding 2OG-Fe(II) oxygenase family protein, which yields MANEIELRLNPGLDPAAFAPVYARDKLVRIPDVFAPETAEAIEQLLARHLKWRLVFPEPTPGGRENVAILSQEDIASMGRQAMAERMQAVMQRAQNNYGYLYQAYPMIQAYISGWDPGHPIHQVTEFLNSPEFLEFGRAVIGADTITKADAQATLYARGNFLTRHTDEGHDLERRAAYTIGLTRKWEPDWGGLLTFFDENLDISRAFVPRFNVLSIFDGRMMHSVSPVSPFAGTGRYQITGWFRDDPVGG from the coding sequence ATGGCGAACGAAATTGAACTGCGGTTAAATCCCGGCCTGGACCCGGCGGCATTTGCGCCGGTCTACGCGCGCGACAAGCTTGTGAGGATCCCCGATGTGTTCGCGCCGGAGACGGCTGAGGCTATCGAGCAATTGCTCGCACGCCATCTCAAGTGGCGCCTGGTCTTCCCCGAACCCACGCCTGGCGGGCGCGAAAACGTCGCCATCCTCAGCCAGGAGGACATCGCGTCCATGGGGCGGCAAGCCATGGCTGAGCGGATGCAGGCGGTCATGCAACGCGCTCAGAACAATTATGGCTATCTCTACCAAGCCTATCCGATGATCCAGGCGTATATTTCGGGATGGGATCCGGGCCATCCCATCCATCAGGTTACGGAGTTTCTGAACTCGCCAGAGTTTCTGGAGTTCGGCCGCGCCGTCATTGGCGCTGACACGATTACCAAGGCCGACGCGCAGGCGACGCTATATGCGCGGGGCAATTTCCTGACGCGTCATACCGATGAGGGGCACGACCTGGAACGCCGGGCCGCCTACACGATTGGTCTTACACGCAAATGGGAACCCGATTGGGGCGGTCTGCTGACCTTTTTCGATGAGAATCTGGACATCAGCCGCGCCTTCGTGCCCCGCTTCAATGTGCTGTCGATTTTTGATGGCAGGATGATGCATTCGGTCAGCCCTGTATCGCCGTTCGCCGGCACCGGGCGCTATCAGATCACCGGCTGGTTCCGCGACGATCCGGTAGGGGGCTGA
- the rpsJ gene encoding 30S ribosomal protein S10 — MAQTNIRIRLKAFDHRVLDTSTREIVSTAKRTGANVRGPIPLPTRIERFTVLRSPHIDKKSREQFEIRTHKRVLDIVDPTPQTVDALMKLDLSAGVDVEIKLGA; from the coding sequence ATGGCACAAACGAACATCCGAATCCGCCTGAAGGCGTTTGATCACCGCGTGCTGGACACGTCCACGCGCGAGATCGTCTCGACGGCGAAGCGCACAGGCGCAAACGTGCGCGGGCCGATCCCGCTGCCTACGCGTATTGAGCGTTTTACGGTGCTGCGGTCCCCGCACATCGACAAGAAATCACGCGAACAGTTCGAGATCCGCACGCACAAGCGTGTTCTCGACATCGTCGACCCGACCCCGCAGACCGTGGACGCGCTGATGAAGCTCGACCTCTCGGCTGGCGTGGATGTCGAGATCAAGCTGGGAGCTTAA
- the rplC gene encoding 50S ribosomal protein L3, with protein sequence MRTGVIAKKMGMTRIFAEDGSHIPVTVLHLDGVQVVAQRTNDRDGYTALQLGAGKAKVKRATKAERGHFAKAAVEPKRKLAEFRVSESNLIDAGAEITADHFVEGQKVDVAALTIGKGFAGAMKRWNFGGLRATHGVSVSHRSHGSTGQRQDPGKVFKGKKMAGHLGQERVTTQNLEVVRVDVERGLVLVRGAVPGSADSWVEIRDAVKGAGVEGLAYPGRFRMGDEPKPVDNPEPGSEEAEMVAEGAPVADAPAVDAAGEEDAKS encoded by the coding sequence CTGCGCACGGGCGTTATCGCGAAGAAGATGGGCATGACGCGCATCTTCGCCGAGGACGGCTCGCATATTCCGGTGACGGTGCTGCACCTTGATGGTGTCCAGGTCGTTGCCCAGCGTACCAATGATCGTGACGGCTACACCGCGCTGCAGCTGGGTGCCGGCAAAGCCAAGGTAAAGCGCGCTACGAAAGCCGAGCGCGGTCACTTTGCCAAGGCTGCCGTGGAGCCCAAGCGCAAGCTGGCCGAGTTCCGCGTCAGCGAGAGCAATCTCATTGATGCCGGCGCCGAGATCACGGCTGACCATTTTGTCGAAGGCCAGAAGGTGGATGTTGCCGCCCTGACAATCGGTAAGGGTTTTGCCGGTGCGATGAAGCGCTGGAATTTCGGCGGTCTGCGGGCCACGCACGGCGTGTCCGTCTCGCACCGCTCGCACGGTTCTACCGGTCAGCGACAGGACCCGGGCAAGGTGTTCAAAGGCAAGAAGATGGCCGGCCATCTTGGCCAGGAACGCGTCACGACGCAGAACCTCGAAGTGGTTCGCGTTGATGTTGAGCGCGGCCTGGTTCTGGTGCGCGGCGCGGTTCCGGGCTCTGCCGATAGCTGGGTCGAGATCCGTGACGCCGTCAAAGGCGCCGGTGTCGAGGGGCTCGCCTATCCGGGCAGGTTCCGCATGGGTGATGAGCCCAAGCCGGTCGACAATCCCGAGCCCGGCTCTGAAGAAGCTGAAATGGTTGCTGAAGGCGCGCCGGTTGCCGACGCACCGGCAGTGGACGCGGCGGGTGAAGAGGACGCCAAGTCATGA
- the rplD gene encoding 50S ribosomal protein L4, whose amino-acid sequence MKLDVITLDAGKAGSVELSDDIFAIGEVRADLLQRAVKWQLSLRQAGTHRAKERAEIARTGKKFGRQKGGGSARHGSRRAPIFVGGGKAHGPKVRSHATELPKKVRALALKHALSSKAGSSSLIVLDEARLDEPKTAALKASFAKLGLTNALIIDGETLDENFALAARNIPHVDVLPAQGLNVYDVLRRDTLVLTKSAIEKINERFAAKESA is encoded by the coding sequence ATGAAACTCGATGTAATCACCCTTGATGCCGGCAAGGCAGGCTCGGTTGAGCTCAGCGACGACATCTTCGCCATTGGCGAAGTGCGCGCCGACCTCCTGCAGCGTGCTGTGAAGTGGCAGCTTTCCCTGCGCCAGGCCGGTACGCACCGTGCCAAGGAGCGCGCTGAGATTGCCCGCACGGGCAAGAAGTTCGGCCGCCAGAAGGGCGGCGGTTCGGCCCGTCACGGTTCACGCCGCGCCCCGATCTTTGTCGGCGGCGGCAAGGCGCACGGCCCGAAAGTGCGCAGCCACGCGACCGAGCTTCCCAAGAAGGTCCGCGCTCTGGCCCTGAAGCACGCCTTGTCCTCGAAGGCGGGTTCGTCCTCGCTGATCGTTCTGGACGAGGCGCGTCTGGACGAGCCGAAGACGGCGGCCCTGAAGGCGTCGTTCGCCAAGCTTGGCCTGACCAATGCGCTCATCATCGATGGTGAGACGCTGGACGAGAATTTCGCGCTTGCCGCGCGTAACATCCCGCATGTGGATGTGCTGCCCGCGCAAGGTCTCAACGTCTATGACGTGCTGCGCCGCGACACGCTGGTGCTCACCAAGTCGGCGATCGAGAAGATCAATGAGCGCTTTGCCGCCAAGGAGAGTGCGTAA